CTTCTTTTGAACCGCTTCGCTGTGAAAGATGAAAGTCAAAAGCTCCATCACATCATCATCGGTCAGAGTGGTCGGCTCTTTCAAAAAGGTTTCCAACATTCCGGCACGAGTGCAAAGGCGGTGGGTTCGCTCACTTCGGGTCAACCTCTTTAATTCGCTCTGCAATCGCTTTTCCTTGTGCATGGCTGCGGTCAGCTTTCGCTCGACCACATATTTCTCACGCTCCAATTTTTCCAGTTCTTCTTTACTCATAGACAAGCTCCTTTCGCAATAATGGATAAAACAAAAGCGACCAACTTTTTACGGTTGATCGCCTTTGGCTTAGACAATACTTATAACTATTTTTCTATCTTTGCAAGTGTATCCTCTCGTATAGCTTGTCGTAATGTAGTAAGATATTCTGAAAAACTCACTCGGTCATCTGCATAAGTCAAATTTAATTTATACTCTTTCGGAATCCATGTAGATAAATCAGAAGCGTTATGCTGAATTAAAGCTTCCAAGCTATCAATAGCTTTATATATCTTAGCTTCGACAGTTTTTCTTTCTGTCATCTCATTATATAGAGCTTTCATTTCTTCTGCATAATAAGACGGTAACGTATCTATCCAGTTAAATAGTAAATTTTCTTCTATATCCTCATGCACTTGCTTTTTATCAAAGGTAGGAATGTCTCCTGTAAAGCATTCACCCAAATCATGAATAATACACATACGAATAACTTTATCCATATCAACATCTGGAAACTCATCCCGCATAAAAAAAGCCATCAGCGTCATCATCCAGCTATGTTCTGCTACACTCTCGTGTCTTCCTTTCGATGTATAGCAATGCCTTGTCGTATCTTTTAAACGCTCAGCGACACTTAGCGCATTTAATAATTCTCTGGAATTCATAATTTTACCTCCACATTATCAAATTACATATTCATTTTCTCTTACTCCATATAATCTATCTCCGGTATCTCCATTATACGGCAGTAAATACCCATCTTCTCTAATTCCGTCTGCCATATGGACTAAAAATAGCTTCACTTCTGGATGCTCCTTAAAAATTCGTTCTATTCCAGATTGACATCCGAACATAATTTATAATTGCAGGACTATGTCCTTACTCGAAGTATATCATATCTGTATTTCTAATTCAACATTGTACACCTCATATAATCTGTATTTTTCAGCTAACAGCC
The genomic region above belongs to Vescimonas coprocola and contains:
- a CDS encoding DUF3847 domain-containing protein; protein product: MSKEELEKLEREKYVVERKLTAAMHKEKRLQSELKRLTRSERTHRLCTRAGMLETFLKEPTTLTDDDVMELLTFIFHSEAVQKKLDLLIANRKELGQPNGS
- a CDS encoding uracil phosphoribosyltransferase, whose product is MFGCQSGIERIFKEHPEVKLFLVHMADGIREDGYLLPYNGDTGDRLYGVRENEYVI
- a CDS encoding HD domain-containing protein, yielding MNSRELLNALSVAERLKDTTRHCYTSKGRHESVAEHSWMMTLMAFFMRDEFPDVDMDKVIRMCIIHDLGECFTGDIPTFDKKQVHEDIEENLLFNWIDTLPSYYAEEMKALYNEMTERKTVEAKIYKAIDSLEALIQHNASDLSTWIPKEYKLNLTYADDRVSFSEYLTTLRQAIREDTLAKIEK